A part of Planococcus sp. MB-3u-03 genomic DNA contains:
- a CDS encoding type III pantothenate kinase, protein MILVMDTGNTNIVLGVYDNETLLHHWRMETDRHKTEDEYAMQIKAFLNHVGLGFEAIDGVIMSSVVPPIMFALERMAQKYFHTKALVVGPGVKTGLNIKYENPREVGADRIVNAVAAIQEYGGPLIIVDFGTANTFCYIDEKNQYQGGAIAPGIQSSTEALYTRASKLPRIEIARPDSVVGKNTISAMQAGIVYGYVGQAEGIITRMKKQSKQHPTVIATGGLAPLIAAESDMIDHVDPFLTLKGLHFIYKRNQA, encoded by the coding sequence ATGATCTTAGTGATGGATACAGGCAATACCAATATCGTCCTTGGCGTATACGATAATGAAACACTGCTGCACCATTGGCGGATGGAAACCGACCGCCATAAAACCGAAGATGAATACGCCATGCAGATCAAAGCGTTTTTGAATCATGTCGGACTGGGCTTTGAAGCGATTGACGGCGTCATCATGTCATCCGTCGTCCCGCCGATCATGTTTGCGCTAGAGCGTATGGCGCAAAAATATTTCCACACCAAAGCACTGGTCGTCGGGCCTGGCGTCAAGACCGGCCTCAACATTAAATACGAAAACCCGCGTGAAGTCGGTGCAGACCGCATTGTCAATGCCGTCGCAGCGATACAGGAATACGGCGGCCCCTTGATCATCGTCGACTTCGGCACTGCCAATACTTTCTGTTACATCGACGAAAAAAATCAATACCAAGGCGGCGCCATCGCCCCGGGGATCCAAAGCTCGACCGAAGCGCTGTACACGCGCGCCTCGAAATTGCCGCGCATTGAAATCGCGCGTCCCGATTCGGTTGTCGGGAAAAATACCATTTCGGCCATGCAGGCGGGCATCGTCTATGGCTACGTCGGCCAGGCAGAAGGCATCATCACTCGCATGAAAAAACAAAGCAAGCAGCATCCGACCGTCATCGCGACAGGCGGACTTGCGCCGTTAATTGCCGCAGAGTCGGATATGATCGACCATGTCGACCCGTTTTTAACATTGAAAGGCCTGCATTTCATTTATAAACGCAATCAAGCGTAA
- a CDS encoding carbamoyl phosphate synthase small subunit — MTGKLILANGASFTGTWHGTQAAVQGEVVFFTGMTGYEEVITDPSYKGQVIVFSYPLIGQYGIESLYAQSEKIQASGIIVAELYAGPLPKQAISLAQFAEAQDVPLLSGIDTRSVIQHVRETGTMPAQLLHENTTEQPWQMIKTDFFPAGEAAETKQIGEGPLHIGLVDFHYKASILKELLALGCTVSIIPYNGAADLPESLGVDGLLFSNGPGDPQALNSRLPVYRDWAERYPSFGICLGHQVLAAAFGAKTAKLAYGHRGANHPVKNNKTGRVSMSSQNHSYVVEAESLNETPFEVLYENVNDGSIEGLIHPQLPITTVQFHPEAAPGPADHLALFHQFLETANEMKKVKMHA, encoded by the coding sequence ATGACAGGAAAATTGATTTTGGCGAATGGCGCATCATTTACAGGAACGTGGCACGGCACACAAGCAGCGGTGCAGGGAGAGGTCGTCTTTTTCACAGGCATGACCGGCTATGAGGAAGTCATTACCGACCCTTCCTATAAAGGGCAGGTCATCGTTTTTTCCTATCCATTGATCGGCCAATACGGCATCGAATCACTTTATGCACAATCCGAAAAAATCCAAGCCTCGGGCATCATTGTTGCAGAGCTGTATGCGGGCCCGTTACCCAAACAGGCAATTTCGCTGGCACAATTCGCCGAAGCGCAAGACGTTCCGCTCCTGAGCGGCATAGATACACGCTCAGTCATCCAACATGTCCGTGAAACGGGCACTATGCCGGCGCAGCTGCTTCACGAGAACACGACTGAACAGCCGTGGCAAATGATCAAGACCGATTTTTTCCCAGCCGGCGAAGCGGCAGAGACGAAGCAAATCGGCGAAGGCCCTTTGCATATCGGCCTGGTCGATTTCCATTACAAAGCTTCCATATTAAAAGAATTGCTCGCTCTTGGCTGCACGGTCAGCATCATCCCTTATAACGGGGCAGCCGACCTTCCTGAATCTCTCGGCGTTGACGGGCTATTGTTCTCGAACGGACCGGGGGACCCGCAAGCATTGAACAGCCGCTTGCCGGTCTACCGCGACTGGGCAGAGCGCTATCCGTCGTTCGGCATTTGCCTCGGCCACCAGGTGCTGGCTGCTGCTTTCGGCGCGAAAACAGCGAAGCTCGCTTACGGCCATCGTGGTGCGAACCATCCCGTTAAAAACAATAAGACCGGACGCGTCAGTATGAGCTCCCAAAATCATAGCTATGTCGTCGAAGCGGAGAGCTTGAATGAAACGCCGTTCGAGGTACTGTATGAAAACGTCAACGACGGCAGCATCGAAGGATTGATCCATCCGCAATTGCCGATTACGACGGTTCAATTCCACCCGGAAGCAGCTCCCGGCCCAGCGGATCATCTCGCTTTGTTCCACCAGTTCCTAGAGACCGCAAATGAAATGAAGAAGGTGAAAATGCATGCCTAA
- the argF gene encoding ornithine carbamoyltransferase, with the protein MTMIMPLAPTVAQEDFLSLKDYSTEEIIDLLNLAIELKKPENKHLPLLKGKVLGMIFEKSSTRTRVSFEAGMLQLGGHAMFLSSQDTQLGRGETIADTARVLSGYLDGLMIRTFHQSAVEELAQFSSIPVINGLTDDYHPCQVLADLMTLIEHFGELKGRKLAYIGDGNNMANSLMIGAAKVGLDIAIAAPKGYEPQAEMVELAQAIAKDTGSVVTVTHDPIEAVKNSDAIYTDVWASMGQEAEAIKRLNDFEGFQVNADLVQHAKADYIFMHCLPAHREEEVTTDILEGPHSVIFQEAENRLHAQKAVLVTLMGD; encoded by the coding sequence ATGACGATGATCATGCCGCTTGCCCCAACTGTTGCCCAGGAAGATTTTCTCTCATTGAAAGACTATAGCACCGAGGAGATCATCGATTTGCTTAATTTAGCGATTGAATTAAAGAAACCGGAAAATAAACATCTGCCGCTCTTGAAAGGAAAAGTGCTCGGCATGATCTTCGAGAAATCGTCAACCCGCACGCGTGTTTCGTTTGAAGCCGGCATGCTGCAGCTTGGCGGGCACGCGATGTTCTTGAGTTCTCAGGATACTCAGCTCGGCCGCGGTGAAACGATTGCCGATACGGCCCGTGTGTTGTCGGGTTATTTGGACGGCTTGATGATCCGCACATTCCATCAGTCCGCTGTGGAAGAGCTCGCGCAGTTCAGCTCAATTCCCGTCATCAATGGCTTGACCGATGATTACCACCCATGCCAAGTGCTGGCCGATCTCATGACGCTGATCGAACATTTCGGCGAGTTGAAAGGCCGCAAGCTGGCGTATATCGGAGATGGCAATAATATGGCCAACTCCTTGATGATCGGCGCAGCAAAAGTCGGGCTCGACATCGCGATCGCCGCTCCGAAAGGCTATGAGCCGCAAGCGGAAATGGTTGAACTCGCACAAGCCATCGCAAAAGATACCGGTTCTGTGGTAACGGTGACCCATGATCCCATCGAAGCCGTGAAAAATAGCGACGCCATCTATACGGATGTTTGGGCGAGCATGGGCCAGGAAGCGGAAGCCATCAAGCGCCTGAATGATTTTGAAGGATTCCAAGTGAACGCAGACCTGGTTCAGCATGCGAAAGCTGATTACATTTTTATGCACTGCCTCCCTGCGCACCGCGAGGAAGAAGTGACGACCGATATTTTGGAAGGCCCCCATTCGGTCATTTTCCAGGAAGCCGAAAACCGCCTGCATGCCCAAAAAGCGGTGCTCGTGACGTTGATGGGCGATTGA
- the tilS gene encoding tRNA lysidine(34) synthetase TilS: MNHYEQTMLAYHTKHGLFETGEQLVIGVSGGIDSMVLLHFLSKKRHQLGVHLTAVHIDHMLRGEQSAQDRRFVEQQCKLWEVPCESFAVPIPAILAENGGNTQSVCREERYRIFEQVMEKTESTVLITAHHADDQLETILMEGMRGSLRNGAFGMRIKRPFGGGMLVRPQLAVTKAEIAQYAELNKVPYREDPSNASDTYTRNRIRKTIVPAMAQENPRAASHFSELAEQINEDAAFLQQLAVQMLKELLLSGQELLISAESFRSHPSALQKRMVLLLLNYLYDDKRVLITSHLAEQVRELLQSSSGTVFLHLPQNYMMIRQYDQVFFEKSKEFLQRQRADIGHVWSPPVLGSRYRVVPVGEEPEAENAVFWYFHSEETDFTLRGREPGDRILLAGMNQAKKLARLMIDEKIPAQQRDNWPIIVAGTNRVLLVPGLRTAACLSRTKRSEDNRVLVKQCIDYAK, encoded by the coding sequence GTGAATCATTATGAACAAACGATGCTTGCATACCATACAAAACACGGGTTATTCGAAACTGGCGAGCAGCTCGTCATCGGCGTTTCGGGCGGCATCGATTCGATGGTTCTTTTGCATTTTCTCTCGAAAAAGCGGCATCAATTGGGCGTACACCTCACAGCAGTGCATATCGATCACATGCTGAGGGGGGAACAATCTGCGCAAGACCGCCGCTTCGTCGAGCAGCAATGTAAGCTGTGGGAGGTGCCGTGTGAAAGTTTTGCAGTCCCTATCCCTGCGATTTTAGCTGAAAATGGTGGAAACACGCAAAGTGTCTGCAGGGAAGAACGCTACCGGATATTCGAGCAAGTGATGGAAAAAACGGAATCCACCGTCCTCATCACGGCCCATCATGCAGACGACCAATTGGAGACGATTTTGATGGAAGGCATGCGCGGCAGCCTGCGAAACGGGGCTTTTGGCATGCGCATCAAGCGGCCATTTGGGGGCGGCATGCTCGTCCGGCCACAGCTTGCTGTCACCAAAGCGGAAATTGCCCAGTATGCAGAACTAAACAAAGTACCATACCGCGAAGACCCGAGCAATGCCAGTGACACTTACACGCGCAACCGCATCCGCAAGACAATCGTGCCGGCGATGGCACAGGAAAACCCTCGCGCAGCGTCACACTTCTCGGAGCTTGCCGAACAGATCAATGAAGATGCAGCGTTCCTCCAGCAGCTCGCCGTACAAATGCTAAAGGAATTGCTGCTATCAGGTCAGGAATTACTTATTTCTGCCGAAAGTTTCAGAAGCCATCCCTCTGCTTTACAAAAAAGGATGGTTCTACTACTATTAAACTATCTATATGATGACAAGCGAGTGTTAATAACGAGCCATTTGGCGGAACAAGTGCGCGAGCTGCTGCAAAGTTCCTCGGGCACTGTTTTTTTACATTTGCCGCAAAATTATATGATGATACGCCAATACGACCAGGTATTCTTTGAAAAATCAAAAGAATTCCTCCAGCGCCAGCGGGCGGATATCGGCCATGTTTGGTCGCCGCCTGTCCTGGGTTCCCGTTACCGGGTTGTGCCAGTGGGCGAAGAGCCGGAAGCAGAGAATGCCGTTTTTTGGTATTTCCACTCCGAAGAGACGGATTTTACGCTCCGCGGAAGGGAGCCTGGCGACCGCATCTTGCTTGCGGGCATGAACCAGGCGAAAAAACTGGCGCGGCTGATGATTGATGAGAAGATCCCAGCGCAACAGCGGGACAACTGGCCAATTATCGTAGCCGGAACAAATCGAGTATTACTGGTGCCCGGTTTGCGCACCGCCGCTTGCCTGAGCCGGACCAAGCGTTCGGAAGACAACCGAGTATTAGTTAAACAATGCATAGACTATGCAAAATGA
- the hpt gene encoding hypoxanthine phosphoribosyltransferase — MLQKDIKEVLISEQQLQEKARELGDTLTRDYEGKYPLAIGVLKGAMPFMGDLMKRFDGYVEMDFMDVSSYGNATVSSGEVKIVKDLNASVEGRDLLIIEDIIDSGLTLSYLVDLFKYRKANSIKIVTLLDKPTGRKVDLKADYIGFEVPDAFVVGYGLDYAEKYRNLPYIGILEPAVYSGEEE; from the coding sequence ATGCTACAAAAGGACATTAAAGAAGTATTGATCAGCGAACAACAGCTTCAGGAAAAAGCACGCGAACTCGGCGACACATTGACGCGTGATTATGAAGGGAAATACCCGCTTGCCATCGGCGTATTAAAAGGCGCCATGCCATTTATGGGCGACCTCATGAAACGTTTTGACGGTTATGTGGAAATGGATTTCATGGATGTTTCAAGCTACGGAAACGCAACGGTTTCTTCAGGCGAAGTCAAAATCGTCAAGGATTTGAACGCAAGCGTCGAAGGCCGTGACTTGCTGATCATCGAAGACATTATCGACAGTGGGCTGACACTGAGCTATTTGGTGGACTTGTTCAAATACCGCAAAGCGAATTCCATTAAAATCGTCACGCTTCTCGACAAGCCAACTGGCCGCAAAGTGGACCTAAAAGCGGATTATATCGGCTTTGAAGTGCCGGATGCGTTCGTTGTCGGCTACGGCTTGGACTACGCAGAAAAGTACCGTAACCTTCCATATATTGGGATTCTTGAGCCGGCTGTCTATAGCGGCGAAGAGGAATAG
- a CDS encoding S1 domain-containing RNA-binding protein, producing the protein MSIEVGSKLEGKVTGITNFGAFVQLPTGATGLVHISEVADNYVKDINDHLKVGEMVEVKVMNVEADGKIGLSIRKAKPQPEGGTSRPSRPRPNNRSFDRAPKETFETKMAKFLKDSEDNLSTLKRATESKRGGRGAKRG; encoded by the coding sequence ATGTCGATTGAAGTAGGCAGCAAGTTAGAAGGAAAAGTCACGGGTATTACAAACTTTGGAGCGTTCGTACAGCTTCCAACAGGTGCAACAGGCCTCGTGCATATTAGTGAAGTCGCCGACAACTATGTGAAAGATATTAACGATCACTTGAAAGTTGGCGAAATGGTAGAAGTGAAAGTGATGAATGTAGAAGCAGACGGGAAAATCGGTTTGTCAATCCGCAAAGCGAAGCCTCAGCCAGAAGGCGGCACAAGTCGTCCAAGCCGTCCGCGTCCGAACAATCGTTCTTTTGACCGCGCCCCTAAGGAAACCTTCGAAACGAAGATGGCAAAATTCCTGAAAGACAGCGAAGACAACCTGTCGACGCTAAAGCGTGCCACAGAATCCAAGCGTGGCGGTCGTGGAGCGAAAAGAGGCTAA
- a CDS encoding FtsB family cell division protein — translation MKREKMHENQGVTPLQNEYTRAAEIEDARKKRHKVVLYRRLAVFGLVVLLTSIWLGSTIYAQSQTIAGKEQLQQEKLAELEEVQKQQAKLEEQIRLLNDDDYVSKLARKDYFLSDEGEIIFTLPNDGEKPQEDGEEKE, via the coding sequence GTGAAGAGAGAGAAAATGCACGAAAATCAGGGAGTGACCCCGCTGCAAAATGAATACACGCGGGCTGCAGAAATCGAAGACGCACGGAAAAAGCGGCATAAAGTGGTATTGTACAGGCGCTTGGCGGTATTCGGCTTGGTCGTGCTGTTGACGAGCATTTGGCTGGGGTCAACCATTTATGCACAATCCCAGACCATTGCCGGCAAAGAACAGCTGCAGCAGGAAAAGCTGGCCGAGCTTGAGGAAGTCCAGAAGCAGCAGGCCAAGCTCGAAGAACAGATCCGTTTGCTGAACGACGACGATTATGTATCGAAGCTGGCGCGTAAAGATTATTTCCTGTCGGATGAGGGCGAGATTATTTTCACCTTGCCGAATGATGGCGAGAAACCGCAAGAAGATGGCGAAGAAAAAGAGTAG
- the ftsH gene encoding ATP-dependent zinc metalloprotease FtsH, producing the protein MNRIFRYTIFYLLIFLVIIGILGTFNNSNQPTQNIGYGDFLDALNAGEITEVTIQPDAQVYEVTGRMTDYDEGESFVTNVPIENEALVAQIDELATAQEGVEVEFLKAPQTSGWVSFFTGIIPFIIIFILFFFLLNQSQGGGGGRVMNFGKSKAKLYDDQKQKVRFDDVAGADEEKQELVEVVDFLKDPKRFGEIGARIPKGILLVGPPGTGKTLLARAVAGEAGVPFFSISGSDFVEMFVGVGASRVRDLFENAKKNAPCIIFIDEIDAVGRQRGAGLGGGHDEREQTLNQLLVEMDGFGANEGIIIIAATNRPDILDPALLRPGRFDRQITVGRPDVKGREEVLKVHARNKPLDDTVDMKAIAQRTPGFSGADLENLLNEAALVAARRNKKKIDMSDIDEATDRVIAGPAKKNRVISKKERNIVAYHESGHTVIGLILDDADIVHKVTIVPRGQAGGYAVMLPREDRYFMTKPELLDKIAGLLGGRVAEDIVFGEVSTGAHNDFQRATAIARSMVTEYGMSDKIGPIQFGQSQGGNVFLGRDFNSDQNYSDAIAFEIDQEIQRIIKEQYVRTKEILTEKRELLELLANTLLEVETLDAAQIMHLKEHGTLPERSYEALNGRYEKDEEGETDSDEVNPDVTGAPNDPSSGDLPEEGSSTDSQGPIREDRK; encoded by the coding sequence ATGAATCGAATATTCCGATACACCATATTTTATCTACTGATATTCCTAGTCATCATCGGTATTCTAGGAACTTTCAATAATAGCAACCAACCGACGCAAAATATTGGCTATGGCGACTTTCTGGATGCGCTGAATGCTGGCGAAATTACAGAAGTGACTATCCAGCCGGATGCACAAGTATACGAAGTAACCGGTCGTATGACAGATTATGATGAAGGCGAATCGTTTGTGACCAATGTACCGATCGAGAACGAAGCATTGGTAGCGCAAATTGATGAACTTGCAACAGCGCAAGAAGGAGTGGAAGTCGAGTTTTTGAAAGCACCGCAAACTAGCGGCTGGGTTTCATTCTTTACCGGCATCATTCCATTCATCATCATCTTCATCCTGTTCTTCTTCTTGCTCAACCAATCACAAGGCGGCGGTGGCGGCCGAGTGATGAACTTCGGGAAAAGCAAGGCGAAATTATACGATGATCAGAAACAAAAAGTTCGCTTCGACGATGTAGCCGGAGCGGATGAAGAGAAGCAAGAGCTTGTCGAAGTAGTGGACTTCCTGAAAGATCCGAAACGCTTCGGTGAAATCGGTGCCCGCATTCCGAAGGGGATCTTGCTTGTCGGGCCTCCGGGTACCGGTAAAACTTTGCTTGCCCGCGCAGTAGCTGGCGAAGCAGGCGTGCCGTTCTTCTCCATCAGTGGTTCGGACTTCGTCGAAATGTTCGTCGGTGTCGGGGCTTCGCGTGTTCGTGATTTGTTCGAGAACGCGAAGAAAAACGCACCATGTATCATCTTTATCGATGAGATCGATGCAGTCGGACGCCAGCGCGGCGCCGGCCTTGGCGGCGGGCATGATGAGCGTGAACAAACGCTTAACCAATTGCTCGTCGAAATGGATGGCTTCGGCGCGAACGAAGGCATCATCATCATCGCTGCAACCAACCGTCCGGATATCCTGGATCCGGCACTTCTGCGTCCTGGCCGTTTTGACCGCCAGATCACAGTCGGCCGCCCGGATGTCAAAGGACGCGAAGAAGTGTTGAAAGTCCATGCGCGCAACAAGCCGCTTGACGACACTGTCGACATGAAGGCGATTGCCCAGCGGACGCCTGGCTTCTCCGGTGCAGACCTTGAGAACTTATTGAACGAAGCAGCTCTTGTAGCCGCTCGCCGCAATAAAAAGAAAATCGACATGTCCGATATCGACGAAGCGACAGACCGCGTTATTGCCGGTCCAGCTAAGAAGAATCGTGTCATTTCGAAAAAAGAACGCAATATCGTCGCTTACCACGAATCAGGGCATACCGTAATCGGCCTGATCCTGGATGATGCGGATATCGTCCATAAAGTAACGATTGTCCCACGCGGCCAGGCTGGCGGATATGCCGTCATGCTGCCACGTGAAGACCGTTACTTCATGACCAAACCAGAACTTCTCGATAAGATTGCCGGCTTGCTCGGCGGTCGTGTTGCAGAGGATATCGTCTTCGGTGAAGTATCCACTGGCGCGCACAATGACTTCCAGCGTGCAACAGCGATTGCCCGCAGCATGGTGACTGAATACGGGATGAGCGATAAGATCGGCCCGATTCAATTCGGCCAGTCCCAAGGCGGAAACGTCTTCCTTGGACGCGATTTCAATTCGGATCAAAACTATTCCGATGCCATCGCATTCGAGATCGACCAAGAAATCCAGCGCATCATTAAAGAGCAATATGTCCGGACGAAAGAGATCCTCACGGAAAAACGCGAGCTTCTCGAACTACTCGCCAACACATTGCTCGAAGTGGAAACACTTGATGCTGCACAAATTATGCATTTGAAAGAACACGGAACCTTACCGGAACGTTCGTATGAAGCCTTGAATGGCCGATACGAAAAAGATGAAGAAGGCGAAACGGATTCAGACGAGGTAAACCCGGATGTGACGGGCGCACCGAATGATCCATCATCAGGAGATTTGCCGGAAGAAGGCTCATCCACTGATTCGCAAGGACCGATCCGAGAAGACCGTAAATAA
- a CDS encoding DinB family protein, whose product MEQQQVLQAFEDYEVYMESLQKTLSESDDAHKPIADGKWSIAQMVMHLTEWDRFIRSERLPHMEEGAHLDPLPEVDEFNRRAIDKAETMNFSSIVTQAIEERRLLRERLASATPSQWNAVYYVDDKNMTMGRYFGGLAEHDAHHFKQIDTFLT is encoded by the coding sequence ATGGAACAACAGCAAGTCCTTCAGGCATTTGAAGACTACGAAGTCTACATGGAATCGCTCCAGAAAACTTTATCCGAATCCGATGACGCACACAAGCCGATCGCAGACGGCAAATGGTCAATCGCGCAGATGGTCATGCATCTCACAGAATGGGACCGTTTTATCCGCAGCGAGCGGCTGCCGCACATGGAAGAAGGGGCGCATCTGGATCCTTTGCCAGAAGTTGATGAATTCAACCGCCGTGCCATCGATAAAGCCGAAACGATGAATTTTTCGTCCATTGTCACACAAGCCATTGAAGAACGCCGTTTGTTGAGAGAGCGGCTGGCATCTGCCACTCCCAGTCAATGGAATGCCGTGTACTACGTTGATGATAAGAACATGACGATGGGTCGCTATTTCGGGGGTCTCGCCGAACACGATGCCCACCATTTCAAGCAGATCGATACTTTTTTAACATAA